In the Malania oleifera isolate guangnan ecotype guangnan chromosome 1, ASM2987363v1, whole genome shotgun sequence genome, one interval contains:
- the LOC131145539 gene encoding COBRA-like protein 10: MPPKPVFFFLVLSFLFCFRVLVCEAQDDDGDTTPPPPAEENCDGIFLSYNFISREKEFPHVKNASAQAWAFKSTARILNTGTTDLNAWKIFIGFQHKEILVSAGGVVIMDGTDFPAAVGNGTYLSGYPQADLKTSIETAGDLTQIQTQIDITGTQFGVKPPGIPMPKTIRLQNDGFKCPAPTVRRSSMYVCCAKDPKFKAKPLNATKYLPRQNGDLSFSYDVIQAFQGNYLAQVTIDNNNPLGRLDHWNLTWEWMRGEFINTMRGAYTHKRDYSDCIYGAAGQYYKDLDFSNVMNCEKHPVIADLPPTKANDDKVGNLPYCCRNGSLLPSTMDPSKARAIFQLQVYKMPPDMNRTALYPPEKWKINGVLNPEYKCGPPIRVDATEFPDWTGLMSTTSAVASWQVVCNITRPKVKQSRCCISFSAYYNDSAIPCNTCACGCDDTDTCNANARPLLLPSEALLVPFENRTTMAQAWAKIKHFPVPNTLPCPDNCGVSINWHISSDYRDGWTARITLFNWDDYSFEDWFTAIQMKNAFPGYENVYSFNGTKLPDLNDTIFFQGLPGLNFLMGETNGTDPLHDPRVPGKQQSVISFKKKLTPGINIARGDGFPTKVFFNGEECSLPPNFPTGSGSRSLVNFPQLIFLTIVTFVLIVDRFH; the protein is encoded by the exons atgcCACCGAAACCGGTGTTCTTCTTCCTCGTTTTGTCATTCTTGTTTTGCTTCAGGGTTCTGGTATGCGAAGCCCAAGACGATGACGGTGATACTACGCCACCGCCGCCGGCGGAAGAAAACTGCGACGGGATCTTCCTGTCGTACAACTTCATCTCGCGGGAGAAGGAATTCCCGCATGTGAAGAATGCGTCGGCGCAGGCATGGGCTTTCAAGTCGACGGCGAGGATTCTGAACACGGGGACGACGGATCTGAACGCATGGAAGATTTTCATTGGGTTTCAGCACAAGGAAATACTGGTGTCGGCGGGCGGGGTTGTGATCATGGACGGAACCGATTTCCCGGCGGCCGTCGGGAACGGAACGTACCTGTCGGGATATCCTCAGGCGGATTTGAAGACATCGATTGAGACGGCGGGGGACTTGACCCAGATTCAGACGCAGATAGACATAACCGGAACGCAGTTCGGGGTGAAGCCACCGGGAATTCCGATGCCGAAGACGATTCGGCTCCAGAATGATGGGTTCAAGTGCCCGGCTCCCACTGTTCGCC GGTCCTCAATGTATGTATGTTGTGCAAAGGACCCAAAATTCAAGGCTAAACCCCTGAATGCTACCAAGTATTTGCCTCGCCAGAATGGTGATCTCTCCTTCAGTTATGATGTAATCCAAGCCTTCCAAGGAAACTACCTCGCCCAGGTCACTATTGACAACAACAATCCCCTCGGCCGCCTTGATCACTGGAACTTGACTTGGGAATGGATGAGGGGAGAGTTCATTAACACCATGCGAGGAGCCTACACTCACAAAAGGGACTACTCTGATTGCATCTATGGCGCTGCTGGACAGTACTACAAAGACTTAGACTTCTCGAATGTCATGAACTGTGAGAAACACCCTGTCATTGCTGATCTTCCCCCAACTAAAGCCAATGATGACAAAGTCGGGAACTTACCCTACTGCTGCAGAAATGGTAGTCTTCTTCCTAGCACAATGGATCCCAGCAAGGCCAGAGCCATATTCCAGCTACAAGTCTACAAAATGCCCCCAGATATGAACAGAACTGCCCTTTACCCACCCGAGAAGTGGAAGATCAATGGCGTTTTGAATCCGGAGTACAAGTGTGGCCCTCCAATCAGGGTTGATGCAACAGAGTTTCCTGACTGGACTGGGCTTATGTCCACGACCAGTGCTGTTGCAAGTTGGCAAGTGGTGTGCAACATCACCCGTCCAAAGGTCAAGCAGTCGCGGTGCTGTATTTCATTTTCTGCATACTACAATGACTCTGCAATTCCCTGCAATACTTGTGCCTGTGGTTGTGATGACACAGACACTTGCAACGCAAATGCCCGGCCATTGCTGCTCCCTTCAGAGGCTCTTCTCGTGCCTTTTGAGAATAGAACAACAATGGCTCAAGCTTGGGCTAAAATTAAGCACTTCCCTGTTCCAAATACATTGCCATGTCCAGATAACTGCGGAGTTAGCATCAACTGGCACATTTCTTCTGATTATAGGGATGGATGGACAGCTCGGATTACACTCTTCAATTGGGATGATTACTCTTTCGAGGACTGGTTCACGGCAATTCAAATGAAAAATGCTTTTCCAGGTTATGAAAATGTCTACTCCTTCAATGGGACAAAGCTCCCAGATCTCAACGACACCATTTTCTTCCAAGGCTTGCCTGGTTTGAACTTCTTGATGGGGGAGACAAATGGGACTGATCCCTTGCATGATCCGCGAGTACCTGGGAAGCAGCAATCGGTGATCTCTTTCAAGAAGAAGTTAACACCGGGCATAAATATAGCGAGGGGAGATGGATTCCCAACCAAGGTGTTTTTCAATGGGGAAGAGTGCTCACTTCCCCCCAATTTCCCCACGGGAAGTGGGTCTCGGTCCCTTGTTAATTTCCCACAGCTGATTTTCCTCACAATTGTGACCTTTGTACTGATTGTGGATCGCTTCCATTAA